The proteins below come from a single Nocardiopsis gilva YIM 90087 genomic window:
- a CDS encoding dihydroorotase, translated as MSVNHLLRGVRVLGGEPTDILLRDGAVAAIGAGLDAEGAAVVEADGLIALPGLVDLHTHLREPGREDAETVASGSRAAAMGGYTAVHAMANTDPVADTAGVVEQVWRLGREAGYCDVQPVGAVTHGLGGTRLAELGAMADSPAQVRVFSDDGLCVADPLLMRRALEYVKAFDGVVAQHAQEPRLTEGAQMNEGVVSDRLGLAGWPAVAEEAIIARDCLLAEHVGSRLHVCHVSTKGSVQIIREAKARGCDVTAEVTPHHLLLTDELAESYDPIYKVNPPLRTAEDVHALRAALADGTIDCVATDHAPHPVEAKETEWANAAMGMVGLETALPVVQHAMVDTGLLDWAGVAERMSATPARISRIGGQGRPIAVGEPANITLYDPAAERQVNGAIMVSKSSNTPYRGMTLPGNVAATFLRGVPTVLDGKIQ; from the coding sequence ATGAGCGTGAACCACCTGCTGCGCGGGGTCCGCGTCCTGGGCGGAGAGCCGACGGACATCCTGCTGCGCGACGGCGCCGTCGCCGCCATCGGCGCCGGACTGGACGCCGAGGGCGCCGCGGTCGTCGAGGCCGACGGCCTGATCGCCCTGCCCGGCCTGGTCGACCTCCACACTCACCTGCGCGAGCCCGGACGCGAGGACGCCGAGACCGTGGCCAGCGGCTCCCGGGCCGCCGCCATGGGCGGCTACACCGCCGTGCACGCCATGGCCAACACCGACCCGGTCGCCGACACCGCCGGCGTCGTCGAACAGGTCTGGCGGCTCGGCCGCGAGGCCGGGTACTGCGACGTCCAGCCCGTCGGGGCCGTCACCCACGGTCTGGGCGGCACGCGCCTGGCCGAGCTCGGCGCCATGGCCGACTCCCCGGCCCAGGTGCGCGTCTTCTCCGACGACGGCCTGTGCGTCGCCGACCCGCTGCTGATGCGCCGCGCCCTCGAATACGTCAAGGCCTTCGACGGCGTCGTCGCCCAGCACGCCCAGGAGCCGCGGCTGACCGAGGGCGCCCAGATGAACGAGGGCGTCGTCTCCGACCGGCTCGGCCTGGCCGGGTGGCCGGCCGTGGCCGAGGAGGCCATCATCGCCCGCGACTGCCTGCTCGCCGAGCACGTCGGGTCGCGGCTGCATGTCTGCCACGTCTCCACCAAGGGCTCGGTGCAGATCATCCGCGAGGCCAAGGCCCGCGGCTGCGACGTCACCGCCGAGGTCACCCCGCACCACCTGCTGCTGACCGACGAGCTCGCCGAGAGCTACGACCCCATCTACAAGGTCAACCCGCCGCTGCGCACCGCCGAGGACGTGCACGCCCTGCGCGCCGCCCTCGCCGACGGCACGATCGACTGTGTGGCCACCGACCACGCGCCGCACCCGGTCGAGGCCAAGGAGACCGAATGGGCCAACGCCGCGATGGGCATGGTGGGCCTGGAGACCGCCCTGCCGGTCGTCCAGCACGCCATGGTCGACACCGGCCTGCTCGACTGGGCCGGCGTCGCCGAGCGCATGTCGGCCACCCCGGCCCGCATCAGCCGGATCGGCGGCCAGGGCCGCCCGATCGCGGTCGGCGAACCGGCCAACATCACGCTCTACGACCCGGCCGCCGAGCGGCAGGTCAACGGGGCCATCATGGTCTCCAAGAGCAGCAACACCCCCTACCGGGGGATGACCCTGCCCGGGAATGTGGCCGCGACGTTCCTCCGCGGCGTTCCGACGGTCCTCGATGGGAAGATTCAGTGA
- a CDS encoding dihydroorotate dehydrogenase, whose product MSPDLRTRLSNVELENPVMTAAGCAGSGRELAQYFDIARIGAVTTKSVMLEPRAGRPAPRVAETPSGMLSATGLQGPGVDVLLQRDLPWLISRGGRAVVSVAGGSAGEYGELARRISDAPGVDVIEINLSCPNPAGQGRHFADDPEEAARVVSAVRSHTRSDVPVFAKLAPDVPDLVGLATACVEARGDGLSMVNSVRGMTIDPRTLRPAVAGGMGGLSGPAIRPIAVGCVYEVHAALPHVPIIGMGGVRTGADVLEFLAAGASAVAVGTINFADPSACVRILRELEETLDDRGVTRIADLIGTAHRPMGAALGNTSATL is encoded by the coding sequence ATGAGCCCTGACCTGCGGACCCGGCTGAGCAACGTGGAGCTGGAGAACCCCGTCATGACGGCGGCCGGCTGCGCGGGCAGCGGGCGGGAACTGGCGCAGTACTTCGACATCGCGCGGATCGGCGCGGTGACGACCAAGTCGGTGATGCTGGAGCCGCGCGCGGGCCGCCCGGCGCCGCGCGTCGCCGAGACGCCCAGCGGCATGCTGAGCGCCACCGGGCTGCAGGGGCCCGGAGTCGACGTGCTGCTCCAGCGCGACCTGCCGTGGCTGATCTCGCGCGGCGGGCGGGCCGTGGTCTCCGTCGCCGGGGGCAGTGCCGGCGAGTACGGGGAGCTGGCGCGGCGGATCTCCGACGCGCCGGGGGTCGATGTGATCGAGATCAACCTGTCGTGCCCGAACCCGGCGGGACAGGGGCGGCATTTCGCCGACGACCCCGAGGAGGCGGCGCGGGTGGTGAGCGCGGTGCGCTCGCACACGCGCTCCGACGTCCCGGTCTTCGCCAAGCTCGCACCGGACGTGCCCGACCTGGTCGGGTTGGCCACAGCGTGCGTCGAGGCGCGCGGCGACGGCCTGTCGATGGTCAATTCGGTACGCGGGATGACCATCGACCCGCGTACCCTGCGCCCGGCGGTCGCCGGGGGGATGGGCGGGTTGTCCGGTCCGGCCATCCGCCCGATCGCCGTGGGCTGCGTCTACGAGGTGCACGCCGCGCTGCCGCACGTGCCGATCATCGGCATGGGCGGGGTGCGCACCGGCGCCGACGTACTGGAGTTCCTGGCGGCCGGGGCCTCGGCGGTGGCCGTGGGGACGATCAACTTCGCCGACCCCTCGGCGTGTGTGCGTATCCTGCGCGAACTGGAGGAGACGCTGGACGACCGGGGGGTGACGCGGATCGCCGACCTTATAGGGACCGCGCACCGACCGATGGGGGCTGCTCTGGGAAACACGTCCGCAACGCTCTGA
- the carA gene encoding glutamine-hydrolyzing carbamoyl-phosphate synthase small subunit, with protein sequence MTAETTTTDVPAILVLEDGRVFHGRSFGAQGETFGEIVFNTGMTGYQETLTDPSYHRQIVAMTAPHIGNTGVNDDDPESGRIWVAGYVVREPARIPSNWRAQRTLDEELRRQGVVGIAMPGTRALTRHLRDRGAMRAAVSTTETDPEALLERVTASPRMAGADLMGEVTTTEPYTVAPPEGVSTRYRVAAVDLGIKAMTPQRLAERGCEVTVLPATATAEEILALDTDGVFFSNGPGDPATADGPVATMRGVLDAGKPLFGICFGNQILGRALGLGTYKLRFGHRGVNQPVRDVHSGRVYITSQNHGFAVDAPTDGAFDTPYGRAEVSYFGLNDDVVEGLRLLDRPAFSVQYHPEAAAGPHDAAELFDAFCDLMAAQSADSADTVQPAQS encoded by the coding sequence GTGACTGCAGAGACGACCACCACCGACGTGCCCGCGATCCTGGTGCTCGAAGACGGCCGGGTCTTCCACGGCCGCTCGTTCGGCGCCCAGGGTGAGACGTTCGGCGAGATCGTGTTCAACACCGGCATGACCGGCTACCAGGAGACGCTCACCGACCCGTCGTACCACCGCCAGATCGTGGCCATGACCGCCCCGCACATCGGCAACACCGGGGTCAACGACGACGACCCCGAGTCCGGCCGGATCTGGGTCGCCGGGTACGTCGTGCGCGAGCCCGCCCGCATCCCGTCCAACTGGCGCGCCCAGCGCACCCTGGACGAGGAGCTGCGCCGCCAGGGCGTCGTCGGGATCGCCATGCCCGGCACCCGCGCGCTCACCCGCCACCTGCGCGACCGCGGCGCCATGCGCGCGGCCGTCAGCACCACCGAGACCGACCCCGAGGCGCTGCTGGAGCGGGTGACCGCCAGCCCACGCATGGCCGGGGCCGACCTCATGGGCGAGGTCACCACCACCGAGCCCTACACCGTCGCCCCGCCCGAGGGCGTGTCCACCCGCTACCGGGTCGCCGCCGTGGACCTCGGCATCAAGGCCATGACCCCGCAGCGGCTGGCCGAGCGCGGCTGCGAGGTCACGGTGCTGCCCGCCACCGCCACCGCCGAGGAGATCCTCGCGCTGGACACCGACGGCGTCTTCTTCTCCAACGGCCCCGGCGACCCCGCGACCGCCGACGGCCCCGTCGCCACCATGCGCGGCGTGCTGGACGCCGGCAAGCCGCTCTTCGGCATCTGCTTCGGCAACCAGATCCTGGGCCGCGCGCTGGGGTTGGGCACCTACAAGCTGCGGTTCGGCCACCGCGGCGTCAACCAGCCCGTGCGCGACGTGCACAGCGGCCGGGTGTACATCACCAGCCAGAACCACGGCTTCGCCGTCGACGCGCCCACCGACGGGGCGTTCGACACCCCCTACGGCCGCGCCGAGGTCAGCTACTTCGGCCTCAACGACGACGTGGTGGAGGGACTGCGGCTGCTGGACCGACCCGCGTTCAGCGTCCAGTACCACCCCGAAGCCGCCGCGGGCCCGCACGACGCCGCCGAACTGTTCGACGCGTTCTGCGACCTCATGGCGGCGCAGTCCGCTGACTCCGCCGACACCGTCCAGCCCGCCCAGTCCTAG
- the pyrF gene encoding orotidine-5'-phosphate decarboxylase, which yields MAAPIAVAIDAPEIETAARWASAVAPHVSTVKVGLELYLRYGPEVITTVRGANKVDVFLDLKLHDIPATVGGAARNMARFKPSILTVHAAGGRDMVKAAVEAAPQTQIAAVTVLTSLDEKALDEIGLRGPASEAARRLAVLAVESGARALVCSPWEVASLRAEVGPDITLITPGVRPSGAERGDQARVATPEEAIEAGADLLVIGRPITRAADPGAAAASIAAALRRAQSTPSA from the coding sequence GTGGCCGCGCCAATCGCCGTCGCCATCGACGCACCCGAGATCGAGACAGCAGCCCGGTGGGCGTCGGCGGTGGCGCCGCACGTCAGCACGGTCAAGGTGGGGCTGGAGCTGTACCTGCGCTATGGCCCCGAGGTGATCACCACCGTCCGCGGGGCCAACAAGGTCGACGTCTTCCTCGACCTGAAGCTGCACGACATCCCGGCCACCGTGGGCGGGGCGGCGCGCAACATGGCCCGCTTCAAGCCGTCGATCCTGACCGTGCACGCGGCCGGTGGCCGGGACATGGTCAAGGCGGCGGTGGAGGCGGCCCCGCAGACCCAGATCGCGGCGGTGACGGTCCTCACATCGCTGGACGAGAAGGCGTTGGACGAGATCGGGCTGCGCGGCCCGGCCTCCGAGGCCGCCCGGCGGCTCGCGGTACTGGCCGTGGAGTCGGGGGCGCGGGCGCTGGTCTGCTCGCCATGGGAGGTCGCCTCGCTGCGCGCAGAAGTGGGTCCCGACATCACGCTGATCACGCCGGGGGTGCGCCCGTCGGGCGCGGAGAGAGGCGACCAGGCCCGGGTGGCGACGCCGGAGGAGGCGATCGAGGCCGGAGCCGACCTGCTCGTCATCGGGCGGCCCATCACCCGCGCGGCCGATCCCGGTGCCGCGGCGGCGTCGATCGCGGCGGCGCTGCGCCGTGCGCAGTCGACCCCGTCGGCCTGA
- the mihF gene encoding integration host factor, actinobacterial type, whose protein sequence is MALPPLTPEQRAAALEKAAKARKERAEVKSKLKHGGISLSEVLADGQTDDVIGKMKVSALLESLPGVGKVRAKQIMERLNIAESRRVRGLGANQRSSLEKEFGEKTE, encoded by the coding sequence GTGGCCCTTCCTCCCCTCACACCCGAACAGCGCGCCGCGGCTCTGGAAAAAGCCGCAAAGGCCAGAAAAGAGCGCGCGGAAGTCAAGAGCAAGCTGAAGCACGGCGGCATCAGCCTCTCCGAGGTTCTCGCCGACGGCCAGACCGATGACGTCATCGGCAAGATGAAGGTCTCTGCTCTGCTCGAGTCGCTCCCCGGCGTCGGCAAGGTCCGCGCCAAGCAGATCATGGAGCGGCTCAACATCGCCGAGTCCCGTCGCGTCCGGGGGCTGGGCGCCAACCAGCGCTCGTCCCTGGAGAAGGAATTCGGCGAAAAGACCGAGTAG
- a CDS encoding dihydroorotate dehydrogenase electron transfer subunit, translating to MNEQGPVQIRCPVLTVRRVDAYYAITVVAPGIAERFRAGQFVSVAVGGEQSSTLLRRPFAIHDVKPDYGGTVEFLFSVRGQGTAWLSERRSRDLLDIVGPLGRPFPLPRDPVNCVLAGGGSGAAPLFPLALSLRRRGCRVDFVLGAASADRVFSAITARRVAETATFTTDDGSFGVHGAVTDALGRVIEDARSDVVYSCGPMPMLREVTAVASAHGIPVQVAVEETMACGTGLCMTCVIPVVGEDGITRMVRTCMDGPVFRGERVRFDDVGTIPFDALGAPGWKAHHDSDVTDREAG from the coding sequence ATGAACGAGCAGGGGCCGGTCCAGATCCGCTGCCCGGTGCTGACCGTGCGCCGGGTGGACGCCTACTACGCGATCACCGTGGTGGCACCGGGCATCGCCGAGCGCTTCCGCGCCGGACAGTTCGTCTCGGTCGCCGTCGGCGGGGAGCAGTCCAGCACGCTGCTGCGCCGTCCGTTCGCCATCCACGACGTCAAGCCCGACTACGGCGGCACCGTGGAGTTCCTGTTCTCGGTGCGCGGCCAGGGCACGGCGTGGCTGTCCGAGCGGCGCTCGCGCGACCTGCTCGACATCGTCGGGCCGCTGGGGCGCCCCTTCCCGCTGCCGCGCGACCCGGTCAACTGCGTGCTGGCCGGGGGCGGCTCCGGCGCGGCCCCGCTGTTCCCGCTGGCGCTCTCCCTGCGCCGCCGGGGGTGCCGGGTGGACTTCGTGCTCGGCGCGGCCTCGGCCGACCGGGTGTTCAGCGCCATCACCGCCCGCCGGGTCGCCGAGACCGCGACCTTCACCACCGACGACGGCTCCTTCGGTGTGCACGGCGCGGTCACCGACGCCCTCGGGCGGGTGATCGAGGACGCGCGGTCCGATGTCGTCTACTCCTGCGGCCCGATGCCGATGCTGCGCGAGGTCACCGCCGTGGCCTCGGCCCACGGCATCCCGGTGCAGGTCGCCGTGGAGGAGACGATGGCGTGCGGGACCGGGCTGTGCATGACCTGCGTGATCCCGGTCGTGGGGGAGGACGGCATCACCCGGATGGTGCGCACCTGCATGGACGGGCCGGTGTTCCGCGGCGAGCGCGTGCGCTTCGACGACGTGGGCACGATCCCGTTCGACGCGCTGGGCGCGCCGGGCTGGAAGGCCCACCACGACAGCGACGTCACCGATCGGGAAGCCGGGTGA
- the carB gene encoding carbamoyl-phosphate synthase large subunit — protein sequence MPRRSDLSSILVIGSGPIVIGQAAEFDYSGTQACRVLKAEGLRVILVNSNPATIMTDPEIADATYVEPITPEMVEKIIAKERPDALLPTLGGQTALNAAVALHESGVLAKYSVELIGANIEAIRSGEDRETFKGIVERIGGESARSRICHTLQECLDAAEELDYPVVVRPSFTMGGAGSGFAHDEADLRRIAGQGLNLSPTSEVLLEESILGWKEYELELMRDANDNVVVVCSIENLDPMGVHTGDSITVAPAMTLTDREYQHMRDIGLAVIREVGVDTGGCNIQFAIHPETGRMIVIEMNPRVSRSSALASKATGFPIAKIAAKLAVGYTLDEIPNDITRETPASFEPALDYVVVKVPRFAFEKFPGADTSLTTTMKSVGEAMAIGRSFPEALQKAMRSVEKKGVGLTWAGEPGVGDVRGKEALLRAAAVPGEQRLRLVQQALRAGASVADVHAATRIDPWFVDQLMLLEETARTIAAAPKLDAESLRTAKRLGFSDAQVGEITGKSEEVVRELRYAMGVHPVYLTVDTCAAEFAARTPYLYSSYDEETEVPEGTRPKVIILGSGPNRIGQGVEFDYSCVHASFALSGAGYETVMVNCNPETVSTDYDTSDRLYFEPLTLEDVLEVVRAEQLTGPVAGVIVQLGGQTPLGLARDLKEAGVPIVGTSPEAIDLAEDRGEFGKVLTDAGLPAPKHGTATSFEEAREVAAEIGYPVMVRPSYVLGGRGMEIVYGEDMLRDYIQRNAEVSPEYPVLIDRFLDDAIEIDVDAIYDGTDLYLGGVMEHIEEAGIHSGDSACALPAVTLGNEDYERIRYSTEAIARGTGVRGLINIQFALASGVLYVLEANPRASRTVPFVSKATAVPLAKAASRVMLGATIAELRAEGLLPAEGDGGTLPMDAPVSVKEAVLPFNRFIDKKGEGVDTVLGPEMRSTGEVMGLDAAFGAAYAKSSQAAFGSLPTSGSVFVSVANRDKRSMIFPVKRLADLGFEILATEGTAWVLRRNGVEARVVRKHSEGPGADNEPTIVQLIHDGDVDLIVNTPFGGAGQSGPRLDGYEIRTAAVLRGVPSVTTVQGLAAAVQGIEALVRGDIGVRSLQEHAASLRGSTD from the coding sequence ATGCCGCGCCGTAGTGATCTGTCATCTATTCTCGTGATCGGCTCCGGGCCGATCGTGATCGGGCAGGCCGCGGAGTTCGACTACTCCGGTACCCAGGCCTGCCGCGTGCTCAAGGCCGAGGGCCTGCGCGTCATCCTGGTCAACTCCAACCCGGCCACGATCATGACCGACCCGGAGATCGCCGACGCCACCTACGTCGAGCCGATCACCCCGGAGATGGTCGAGAAGATCATCGCCAAGGAGCGCCCCGACGCCCTGCTGCCCACCCTGGGCGGGCAGACCGCCCTCAACGCCGCCGTCGCCCTGCACGAGTCGGGTGTGCTCGCCAAGTACAGCGTCGAGCTGATCGGCGCCAACATCGAGGCCATCCGCTCGGGGGAGGACCGCGAGACCTTCAAGGGCATCGTCGAGCGCATCGGCGGCGAGTCCGCCCGCTCCCGCATCTGCCACACCCTGCAGGAGTGCCTGGACGCCGCCGAGGAGCTCGACTACCCGGTCGTCGTCCGGCCGTCGTTCACCATGGGCGGCGCCGGCTCCGGCTTCGCCCACGACGAGGCCGACCTGCGCCGCATCGCCGGGCAGGGGCTCAACCTGTCGCCGACCAGCGAGGTGCTCCTGGAGGAGTCCATCCTCGGCTGGAAGGAGTACGAGCTGGAGCTGATGCGCGACGCCAACGACAACGTGGTCGTCGTCTGCTCCATCGAGAACCTCGACCCGATGGGCGTGCACACCGGCGACTCCATCACCGTCGCCCCGGCCATGACCCTGACCGACCGCGAGTACCAGCACATGCGCGACATCGGCCTCGCGGTCATCCGCGAGGTCGGCGTGGACACCGGCGGCTGCAACATCCAGTTCGCCATCCACCCGGAGACCGGCCGGATGATCGTCATCGAGATGAACCCGCGCGTCTCCCGGTCCTCCGCGCTGGCCTCCAAGGCCACCGGCTTCCCGATCGCCAAGATCGCCGCGAAGCTGGCCGTCGGCTACACGCTCGACGAGATCCCCAACGACATCACCCGCGAGACCCCGGCCAGCTTCGAGCCGGCCCTCGACTACGTCGTCGTCAAGGTGCCGCGGTTCGCCTTCGAGAAGTTCCCCGGCGCCGACACGTCGCTGACCACCACCATGAAGTCGGTGGGCGAGGCCATGGCCATCGGCCGGTCCTTCCCCGAGGCGCTGCAGAAGGCCATGCGCTCGGTGGAGAAGAAGGGCGTCGGCCTGACCTGGGCCGGAGAGCCCGGCGTGGGCGACGTCCGCGGCAAGGAGGCCCTGCTGCGGGCCGCCGCCGTCCCCGGAGAGCAGCGGCTGCGCCTGGTGCAGCAGGCGCTGCGCGCCGGGGCGAGCGTCGCCGACGTGCACGCCGCCACCCGGATCGACCCGTGGTTCGTCGACCAGCTCATGCTGCTGGAGGAGACCGCCCGCACGATCGCCGCGGCGCCCAAGCTCGACGCGGAGTCGCTGCGCACGGCCAAGCGGCTGGGCTTCTCCGACGCGCAGGTCGGCGAGATCACCGGCAAGTCCGAGGAGGTCGTCCGGGAGCTGCGCTACGCCATGGGCGTTCACCCCGTCTACCTGACCGTGGACACCTGCGCGGCCGAGTTCGCCGCCCGGACGCCCTACCTGTACTCCAGCTACGACGAGGAGACCGAGGTCCCCGAGGGCACCCGGCCCAAGGTGATCATCCTGGGCTCCGGACCCAACCGCATCGGCCAGGGCGTCGAGTTCGACTACAGCTGCGTGCACGCCTCCTTCGCGCTGTCGGGGGCCGGCTACGAGACCGTCATGGTCAACTGCAACCCCGAGACCGTCTCCACCGACTACGACACCAGCGACCGGCTCTACTTCGAGCCGCTGACCCTGGAGGACGTGCTGGAGGTCGTCCGGGCCGAGCAGCTCACCGGCCCGGTCGCCGGGGTGATCGTGCAGCTGGGCGGGCAGACCCCGCTCGGGCTCGCCCGCGATCTCAAGGAGGCCGGGGTGCCGATCGTCGGCACCAGCCCCGAGGCCATCGACCTGGCCGAGGACCGCGGCGAGTTCGGCAAGGTGCTGACCGACGCCGGGCTGCCCGCCCCCAAGCACGGCACCGCCACCTCGTTCGAGGAGGCGCGCGAGGTCGCCGCCGAGATCGGCTACCCGGTCATGGTCCGGCCCTCCTACGTGCTGGGCGGACGCGGCATGGAGATCGTCTACGGCGAGGACATGCTGCGCGACTACATCCAGCGCAACGCCGAGGTCAGCCCGGAATACCCGGTGCTGATCGACCGCTTCCTCGACGACGCCATCGAGATCGACGTGGACGCGATCTACGACGGCACCGACCTCTACCTCGGCGGCGTCATGGAGCACATCGAGGAGGCCGGGATCCACTCCGGCGACTCGGCGTGCGCGCTGCCCGCCGTGACCCTCGGCAACGAGGACTACGAGCGGATCCGCTACTCCACCGAGGCGATCGCCCGGGGCACCGGCGTGCGCGGCCTGATCAACATCCAGTTCGCGCTCGCCTCGGGCGTGCTCTACGTGCTGGAGGCCAACCCGCGCGCCTCGCGCACGGTGCCGTTCGTCTCCAAGGCGACTGCGGTGCCGCTGGCCAAGGCCGCCTCTCGGGTGATGCTCGGCGCCACCATCGCCGAGCTGCGCGCCGAGGGGCTGCTCCCGGCCGAGGGCGACGGCGGCACCCTGCCGATGGACGCGCCGGTCTCGGTCAAGGAGGCGGTGCTGCCCTTCAACCGCTTCATCGACAAGAAGGGCGAGGGCGTCGACACCGTCCTCGGCCCGGAGATGCGCTCCACCGGCGAGGTCATGGGCCTGGACGCCGCCTTCGGCGCGGCCTACGCCAAGTCCTCGCAGGCCGCTTTCGGGTCGCTGCCGACCTCGGGTTCGGTGTTCGTTTCGGTCGCCAACCGGGACAAGCGCTCGATGATCTTCCCGGTGAAGCGGCTGGCCGACCTCGGCTTCGAGATCCTGGCCACCGAGGGCACCGCGTGGGTCCTTCGACGCAACGGGGTCGAGGCCCGCGTGGTTCGGAAACACAGCGAAGGCCCCGGAGCCGACAACGAACCCACTATCGTGCAACTCATCCACGATGGAGACGTGGACCTCATCGTCAACACGCCGTTCGGCGGGGCGGGCCAGTCCGGGCCGCGTCTCGACGGCTACGAGATCCGCACCGCCGCGGTCCTGCGCGGCGTGCCGAGCGTGACGACGGTGCAGGGGCTGGCCGCGGCCGTGCAGGGGATCGAAGCCCTGGTGCGCGGTGACATCGGTGTGCGCTCCCTCCAGGAGCACGCCGCGTCCCTGCGCGGGTCCACCGACTGA
- the gmk gene encoding guanylate kinase, translating into MPTESAIGADQSGPAKRLTVLSGPSGVGKSTVVREIRERHPEVWLSVSVTTRPPRPRETDGVEYHFVTDAEFDRMIAEGGLLEWAEFAGNRYGTPRAPVEERLRAGVPVLLEIDLQGARQVRENMPGAFHVFLAPPSWEELVRRLTGRGTESAEVVQRRLDTARVELAAEKEFDRTLTNTSVEDVRDELLALILAPQM; encoded by the coding sequence GTGCCTACGGAATCCGCCATCGGCGCCGACCAGAGCGGCCCGGCGAAACGTCTCACCGTGCTGTCCGGCCCCTCCGGCGTGGGCAAGAGCACGGTCGTGCGGGAGATCCGGGAGCGGCACCCCGAAGTGTGGCTGTCGGTCTCGGTGACCACGCGTCCGCCGCGGCCGCGGGAGACCGACGGTGTCGAGTACCACTTCGTCACCGACGCCGAGTTCGACCGGATGATCGCCGAGGGCGGCCTGCTGGAGTGGGCCGAGTTCGCGGGCAACCGCTACGGCACCCCCCGCGCCCCGGTCGAGGAGCGTCTGCGCGCCGGAGTGCCGGTACTGCTGGAGATCGACCTGCAGGGCGCCCGCCAGGTGCGCGAGAACATGCCCGGGGCGTTCCACGTCTTCCTGGCCCCGCCGTCCTGGGAGGAGCTGGTGCGCCGGCTGACCGGCCGGGGCACCGAGTCAGCGGAGGTGGTCCAGCGCCGACTGGACACCGCTCGCGTCGAACTCGCGGCGGAGAAGGAGTTCGACCGCACCCTCACCAACACGTCCGTCGAGGATGTACGCGATGAACTGCTAGCGTTGATCCTCGCACCGCAGATGTGA
- the rpoZ gene encoding DNA-directed RNA polymerase subunit omega has protein sequence MAGTEAVAEGITNPPIDELLECVDSKYSLVTMASKRARQINAYYAQLGEGLLEYVGPLVETQVQEKALSIALREVKAGLLTAEPYEGS, from the coding sequence GTGGCTGGCACCGAGGCCGTCGCCGAAGGCATCACCAACCCGCCCATCGACGAGCTCCTGGAGTGCGTCGACAGCAAGTACAGCCTGGTCACCATGGCGTCCAAGCGCGCCCGCCAGATCAACGCCTACTACGCCCAGCTGGGCGAGGGCCTGCTGGAGTACGTCGGCCCGCTGGTCGAGACCCAGGTCCAGGAGAAGGCCCTGTCCATCGCGCTGCGCGAGGTCAAGGCCGGGCTGCTCACCGCTGAGCCCTACGAGGGTTCCTAA